One genomic region from Biomphalaria glabrata chromosome 7, xgBioGlab47.1, whole genome shotgun sequence encodes:
- the LOC106072732 gene encoding uncharacterized protein LOC106072732 isoform X2 — MFCFCSPHSATVSSGPQLDNEDYTRSIKMATGIPSYKVILHGEYGVGKSSIFRRFMNNSFTEATGKASTIGLDQCTRTINLPSQTVKLTLWDTGGMERMSFIGSSYYRGAHAALLCYSVNNKDTFSILSQYILDVVMNAEGAKIFLCGNMTDQVSSEGSANVVTDADLEQFMSQCQDVLSGVYRVSCKDCIGLEDMFYDMAKVLHQSSVSRMTLRRDMIRPGDTPEREVVSDKRRCC; from the exons aTCTATCAAAATGGCTACAGGGATACCTAGTTATAAAGTCATCCTCCATGGGGAATATGGTGTTGGAAAAAGTTCCATTTTCAGACGTTTTATGAACAACTCCTTCACAGAGGCCACAGGCAAAGCTTCCACCATTGGGTTGGATCAATGCACCAGAACTATAAATCTGCCATCTCAGACTGTTAAA ttgaCACTTTGGGACACTGGTGGTATGGAGCGAATGTCTTTTATTGGCTCCAGTTATTACCGTGGCGCTCATGCAGCGCTCTTGTGTTACAGTGTGAACAACAAAGACACATTCTCCATTCTGTCTCAGTACATTTTGGACGTCGTTATGAATGCCGAAGGTGCCAAAATATTTCTCTGTGGCAACATGACTGACCAGGTGTCTTCTGAAGGGAGTGCCAATGTGGTTACAGATGCTGACCTGGAGCAGTTCATGTCCCAGTGCCAGGATGTGTTGTCTGGGGTGTACAGAGTGTCATGTAAAGACTGTATAGGACTGGAGGACATGTTTTACGACATGGCGAAGGTGTTGCACCAAAGTTCTGTGTCCAGGATGACTTTAAGAAGGGACATGATTAGGCCGGGTGACACTCCTGAGAGAGAGGTCGTCAGTGATAAAAGACGATGTTGCTGA
- the LOC106072732 gene encoding uncharacterized protein LOC106072732 isoform X3 codes for MATGIPSYKVILHGEYGVGKSSIFRRFMNNSFTEATGKASTIGLDQCTRTINLPSQTVKLTLWDTGGMERMSFIGSSYYRGAHAALLCYSVNNKDTFSILSQYILDVVMNAEGAKIFLCGNMTDQVSSEGSANVVTDADLEQFMSQCQDVLSGVYRVSCKDCIGLEDMFYDMAKVLHQSSVSRMTLRRDMIRPGDTPEREVVSDKRRCC; via the exons ATGGCTACAGGGATACCTAGTTATAAAGTCATCCTCCATGGGGAATATGGTGTTGGAAAAAGTTCCATTTTCAGACGTTTTATGAACAACTCCTTCACAGAGGCCACAGGCAAAGCTTCCACCATTGGGTTGGATCAATGCACCAGAACTATAAATCTGCCATCTCAGACTGTTAAA ttgaCACTTTGGGACACTGGTGGTATGGAGCGAATGTCTTTTATTGGCTCCAGTTATTACCGTGGCGCTCATGCAGCGCTCTTGTGTTACAGTGTGAACAACAAAGACACATTCTCCATTCTGTCTCAGTACATTTTGGACGTCGTTATGAATGCCGAAGGTGCCAAAATATTTCTCTGTGGCAACATGACTGACCAGGTGTCTTCTGAAGGGAGTGCCAATGTGGTTACAGATGCTGACCTGGAGCAGTTCATGTCCCAGTGCCAGGATGTGTTGTCTGGGGTGTACAGAGTGTCATGTAAAGACTGTATAGGACTGGAGGACATGTTTTACGACATGGCGAAGGTGTTGCACCAAAGTTCTGTGTCCAGGATGACTTTAAGAAGGGACATGATTAGGCCGGGTGACACTCCTGAGAGAGAGGTCGTCAGTGATAAAAGACGATGTTGCTGA